A genomic region of Xiphophorus couchianus chromosome 9, X_couchianus-1.0, whole genome shotgun sequence contains the following coding sequences:
- the c1qtnf7 gene encoding complement C1q tumor necrosis factor-related protein 7: MWALMGAIYLCNCVAGQLLESKLKGAPRLVCSVPGSPGPPGKPGPGGPPGADGNVGIPGRDGRDGRKGEKGEKGDTGAKGRVGPTGKIGERGERGPAGKRGPAGDNGDAGPPGPGGRDGDKGDKGERGPRGTAGTCKCGSLLPKSAFSVGITSSYPAEKTPIKFNKVLFNEGGHYNPQTGKFICAYPGVYYFSYDITLANKHLAISLVQNGQYRIKTFDANTGNHDVASGSTVMFLNPEDEVWMEIFFSDQNGLFSDPSWADSLFSGFLLYADTNYFDTLAADYA, from the exons ATGTGGGCATTAATGGGAGCCATCTATCTGTGTAACTGTGTCGCCGGGCAGCTGCTCGAGTCCAAGCTGAAAGGAGCGCCTCGACTGGTCTGCAGCGTCCCCGGGTCGCCTGGCCCGCCCGGCAAACCGGGTCCCGGCGGGCCGCCGGGAGCCGACGGGAATGTCGGAATTCCAGGAAGAGACGGCAGAGACGGCCGAAAGGGGGAAAAGGGAGAAAAGGGCGATACAG GGGCGAAGGGCAGAGTTGGCCCGACGGGGAAAATTGGAGAGCGAGGTGAACGCGGCCCCGCGGGAAAACGAGGCCCCGCGGGAGACAACGGGGACGCGGGGCCTCCTGGACCTGGAGGCCGCGATGGAGATAAAGGCGATAAGGGCGAGCGGGGACCCCGTGGAACTGCGGGAACGTGCAAATGTGGCAGCCTGCTACCCAAATCTGCCTTCTCGGTGGGAATCACCAGCAGCTACCCCGCAGAGAAGACCCCCATCAAGTTCAACAAGGTCCTCTTCAATGAAGGCGGACACTACAACCCCCAGACGGGGAAATTCATCTGCGCATACCCAGGCGTCTATTATTTCTCCTATGACATTACACTGGCCAACAAACACCTGGCCATCAGTCTGGTGCAGAACGGTCAATACCGCATTAAGACCTTCGACGCCAACACAGGAAACCACGACGTGGCGTCTGGTTCCACCGTCATGTTCCTGAACCCTGAAGACGAGGTGTGGATGGAGATCTTCTTCAGTGATCAGAACGGCTTATTTTCGGACCCCAGCTGGGCGGACAGCCTGTTCTCTGGGTTCCTACTCTACGCAGACACAAACTACTTTGACACACTGGCAGCGGACTACGCATAG